DNA sequence from the Pseudoduganella plicata genome:
CCGTGGTGCTCGGCGATGCTGGGTTACGGCACGGGCCATCACGCACCTGGGCGCAGCGACCTGCGGGCGGCCAACGCGGCGATGCACCACCTGCTGCTGGGGCACGGGCTGGCGCTGCGGGCGCTGCGCCGCAATGATCCGGCGTCGAGCAAGGGCATTGTCGTCAACGTCGGCCGCGGCACAACGGATGGTCCGACGCGGGACGACGAGCGTGCGGCCGAACTGTTTGAGCTGCAGCACAACGACTGGGTGCTGGATCCGCTGCTGCGCGGCCAGTATCCGGCGCGGCTGTACGAGGAGCTGTGGCCGGGCGCAAGGCCCGACATCGCGGAGGGCGACATGGCCATCATCGGCGCGCCGCTCGACTTCATCGGCATTAATTACTATTTCCGCACCAATGTGCGCAGCGACGGTGCCGGCGGGTATGTCGAGGTGCCGCTGGCCGATGTCGAACGCACGCAGATGGGGTGGGAGGTCTATCCGGATGGGCTGTCCGACCTGCTGGTCGCCTTCGACCGCCGCTACCCGAACCTGCCGCCCGTGTACATCACGGAAAACGGCATGGCCAGCGACGACGCCGTGATCGACGGTGCCGTCGTCGACGACCAGCGCATCGCTTTCCTGAACCGCCACCTGGCCGCCGTCGACGAAGCGGTGAGGGCGGGCGTGGACGTGCGCGGCTACTACATCTGGTCGTTTCTCGACAACTTCGAGTGGGCCTTCGGCTACGAGCGGCGCTTCGGCATCGTCCACGTCGATTACACGACGCAGCAGCGTACGCCCAAGCGCAGCGCGGAGCTGGTGCGCGATTTCCTGGCACGCCGCCGCGAGCGAGGCTGAACCATCGGCGTCCCCGTTTCACTTATCATTGGCAAGTAAAAAATACATAAGGCGCCACAGGCGCCAGGAGACAAGATGAACGATGCAAGCAGACGGACGCGCGCCATTGCGGCCGCCGTCCTTGCGGCCGCGTGCGCGGGCACGCGGGCCGCGCCACCCGTGCCGTCAGCGACAGCGCCGCTGAAGGCCACGGTATCGCATTGGTGGACGTCAGGGGGCGAATCGGCCGCCATCCGCCAGTTCGCCGACGCATTCAATGCGGCCGGCGGCCAGTGGATCGACCAGGCCGTCGCGGGCGCCGAACAGTCGCGCGCATCGACGATCAACCGCATCGTTGGCGGCAATGCGCCCGTGGCGGCGCAGTTCAACACGTCGCGCCAGTTCCGCGACATTGTCGACCAGGGCCTGCTGAACAACGTGGACGAGGTGGCGGCCAGGGGCAACTGGGACCGCATCCTGCCGCAGACGATCATCGACGTCATCCGCATCAATGGCCATTATTACGCAGCGCCCGTGGACATCCACATGCCGGCGTGGTTCTTCTATTCCAAAAAGGCATTCGCACAGGCGAAGATCAAGGACGAGCCGCGTACGTGGGAAGAGTTCATCGCCGCGCTCGACAAGCTGAAGGCGGCCGGCCTGATACCGCTTGCCTTCGGCGGCCAGGTCTGGCAGGAGAAGATCGTGTTCGACGCCGTGTTCGCCCAGCTCGGCGGACCAGAGCTGTTCCTGAAGATCTACCGGGACCGGGATGTCAAGGCGGTGGCGTCGCCGGCGTTTCGCAACGTGCTGGTGGCGTTCCGCCAGCTGCGCGCGTACACCGACCCGGGCGCGCCGGGACGCAACTGGAACGATGCCACGGCGCTGGTGGTGTCGAATCGCGCCGGCGTGCAGATCATGGGCGACTGGGCCAAGGGCGAATTCTCCGCCGCCGGCCAGGTCGCCGGGCGCGACTTCGGCTGCTTCCCCGGCTTCGGTCCGAAGGCGCCGTACATCGTCGCCGGCGACGCGTTTGTCTTCCCGAAAACGGCCAAGCCGAACGTCGTCAGGGCGCAGAAGCTGCTGGCAACCGTGATGACGGCGCCCGGCCCGCAGGCCGCGTTCAGCGCCCGCAAGGGCTCGATCCCGATCCGCCCCGACGTCGACCTGTCCCAACTCGACATGTGCGCCCGCATGGGCATCGCCATCATGCAGGACAAGTCGCGCCAGCTTCCCAACGCGGAAATGCTGGTGGAGCCGGACCTGAACGGCGCACTGCAGGACGTGCTGACCAACTACTGGAACCGCAAGCAGACGCCGGAGCAGGCGCAGGCCGCCTTTGCCCAGGCGATGAAGGACAACACATGGTAGCCGCCCGCGCATCGAGGACCAGAAGCCGCGCTGCCTGCTGGTCCGCATACATCGCGCTGTTGCCGATGGTTCTGACGGTGCTGGGCGCGTACGTTGGCACGATGCTGTGGACGGCGCGCGTGTCCGTCAGCAGCGCGCGCATCTTCCCGACGGGCGACTTCGTCGGTATCGGGCAGTACGAGCGGCTGTTCCGCAACGCGCGCTGGCTGCTGTCGCTTGAGAACCTGGCCGTCTACGGCGTGCTGTTCATCGCCGGCTCTCTGGTGCTGGGTTTCCTGCTGGCCGTCTTCATCGACCAGAAGGTGATGGGCGAGGGGACGCTGCGCACGGTGTTCCTGTATCCGTACGCGATGTCGTTTGTCGCCACAGGCCTGGTCTGGCAGTGGATCCTCAATCCCGAGCTGGGCATCCAGCGTGTCGCGCGCCAGCTCGGCTTCGAGGACTTCACGTTCGGCTGGATCGTCGACCAGGACAAGGCGCTGTATACCATCGTGCTGGCGACTGTCTGGCAGGCGTCCGGCCTCGTCATGGCGCTGCTGCTGTCCGGCCTGCGCGGCATCGATGACGAGTTGTGGAAGGCCGCCCGCATCGACGGCATTCCCGTCTGGCGCGTCTACATCAACATTGTTCTGCCGCTGCTGTGGCCCGCGCTGTCCACCGCGCTGATCCTGCTGTTCGCGCTGGTCGTCAAGCTGTTCGACGCGGTGGTGGCGATGACGCAGGGCGGCCCAGGCACCGCCACCGAAGTGCCGGCCAAGTTCATCATGGACTACCTGTTCGGACGCGCCAATATCGGCCTGGCCTCGGCCGCGTCGATCG
Encoded proteins:
- a CDS encoding GH1 family beta-glucosidase, whose protein sequence is MAPSTLPSTFNPPADSILWRPDFLLGAATAAYQIEGAAQEDGRLPSIWDTFSATPGKVLHGDTGEIACDHYHRWESDIDLLASLNVDAYRLSIAWPRVMDEAGRPNEAGLAFYRKLLQRLKGKGIRTSVTLYHWDLPQHLEDEGGWCNRATAYRFAEYADLVSRELAGLVDFWSTLNEPWCSAMLGYGTGHHAPGRSDLRAANAAMHHLLLGHGLALRALRRNDPASSKGIVVNVGRGTTDGPTRDDERAAELFELQHNDWVLDPLLRGQYPARLYEELWPGARPDIAEGDMAIIGAPLDFIGINYYFRTNVRSDGAGGYVEVPLADVERTQMGWEVYPDGLSDLLVAFDRRYPNLPPVYITENGMASDDAVIDGAVVDDQRIAFLNRHLAAVDEAVRAGVDVRGYYIWSFLDNFEWAFGYERRFGIVHVDYTTQQRTPKRSAELVRDFLARRRERG
- a CDS encoding carbohydrate ABC transporter permease; this encodes MVAARASRTRSRAACWSAYIALLPMVLTVLGAYVGTMLWTARVSVSSARIFPTGDFVGIGQYERLFRNARWLLSLENLAVYGVLFIAGSLVLGFLLAVFIDQKVMGEGTLRTVFLYPYAMSFVATGLVWQWILNPELGIQRVARQLGFEDFTFGWIVDQDKALYTIVLATVWQASGLVMALLLSGLRGIDDELWKAARIDGIPVWRVYINIVLPLLWPALSTALILLFALVVKLFDAVVAMTQGGPGTATEVPAKFIMDYLFGRANIGLASAASIVLLTTVVAIVAPLYYARARAVQRGLK
- a CDS encoding ABC transporter substrate-binding protein codes for the protein MNDASRRTRAIAAAVLAAACAGTRAAPPVPSATAPLKATVSHWWTSGGESAAIRQFADAFNAAGGQWIDQAVAGAEQSRASTINRIVGGNAPVAAQFNTSRQFRDIVDQGLLNNVDEVAARGNWDRILPQTIIDVIRINGHYYAAPVDIHMPAWFFYSKKAFAQAKIKDEPRTWEEFIAALDKLKAAGLIPLAFGGQVWQEKIVFDAVFAQLGGPELFLKIYRDRDVKAVASPAFRNVLVAFRQLRAYTDPGAPGRNWNDATALVVSNRAGVQIMGDWAKGEFSAAGQVAGRDFGCFPGFGPKAPYIVAGDAFVFPKTAKPNVVRAQKLLATVMTAPGPQAAFSARKGSIPIRPDVDLSQLDMCARMGIAIMQDKSRQLPNAEMLVEPDLNGALQDVLTNYWNRKQTPEQAQAAFAQAMKDNTW